Within the [Enterobacter] lignolyticus SCF1 genome, the region TGGGATCAGCGCTTCGAGGGTCACGCTGCTCCAGCTGTCGAGATTGTAGTTGCCGAAAATCGACATGATCCACAGGGCGATAAACAGGTACGTCAGCCCCATCGCTTTACTGATGGTGAACAGGCGGCGCTTTGCCAGCACCTCGCGCAGCAGGAGGCAGGCGAGCAGCAGCGAGCCGCCGAACAGCACAAAGCGGATCGGATAGTTCATGCCCAGCCAGTAGGCTCCCCAGCCGGAGACGTAGCCGGTTTCCGCGCCGAACCAGTTGCCCAGCGCCAGCAGGAAGAAAAGCCACACCAGAGCGGAGCGCCCGAACCAGGCCACCGCGCCATAAATCGCGCAGCCGATTAAAAACAGCGGGGCGACGTGTCCGCTGCCGTTATCCAGCCGTTCGCCAAGCTGCCACAGCATCAGCGCGGTACAGACCACGCCGAGAAACAGTATCGCCTCAGTGCTGTAATGCCACTGCGTCTCCCGCCGCTGGCGGCGAAAGCCCCACAGATAGAAAACAACCGCCAGCGCCAGCGGCGCGCCGATGCGCAGCAGCCCGGAATAAGAAAACAGCGCGAGCAGATAATCCACCAGCTCGCTGTCGGCAAAGAAGCTCGCCAGGGCTATCAGCACGCAGGCTATCGCCGTCCAGAAGGCGTAGCGGCTCAGGCGCTGCCAGTCAAAGGCAACGGCGTTGAGCGTTGCCGCCAGCTTCGCGTGCTCGCTATCGGTGATCTGGCCCTGCTGCCGCCAGTCGGCCAGCGCCCGCCGGATAATGCGCTCCTGCTTACGGGTGACGTTCATTGCATCCCTCTGTCGCTACGTTTTTGTTGAGTATATCACTCAGATCTGGCGGTTGAGCTGCGCCAGCGCGTTTTCCCCGGCAGCGTCGACCGGCAGATAGACCAGCAGGCGCGAGCCGTTGCGCGGCGCCGAGTACCAGTACATCTGCTGCAGGCTAAACGCGCCTATTTCCGGGTGGTTAAAGCTTTTAAGCTGATTCTCCACCCCGCGAACGTCATAACGCTGGTGCCAGAGCACTTCGAACTCCGCCGACGCGGCAAAGAAGCGCGCCAGCTTGTGCTCCCATGCCGGGTCGCCGCGATGTTCCGCCATCGCCGCACGAAAATAGGAGACGAACGTCGGCAGCACGTCGCGGTTTGCCAGACGGCTGCGCCAGGTGTCGTTGGTGAGATACAGATAAATGCAGTTGCGGTCATCTTCCGGCATGACGCTGAAATCCACGCCCATCAGGCGGCAGAAGCTGGCGTTCCACGCCACAATGTCAAAATTCGGCTTCTGGATGCTGGCCGGCTGCGGCATCAGGCTGTCGAGCATCCGCCGGGCGCCTGCGCTGATGCCTTCGCACACCGGCGCCTGCGTTGACTCCAGCGGCGGCAGCCCGGCCAGCACGAACAGGTGCCGCGTCTCCAGCGCGCTGCACTGCAGCGCACCGGCAACCGCCTGCATTACCGCAGCGGAGGGATTCACCTCCCTGCCCTGCTCAAGCCAGGTATACCAGGTCACCCCGACGTCGGCGAGCATCGCCACCTCTTCCCGGCGCAGCCCCGGCGTGCGCCGCCGCCCGCTGCGCGGCAGGCCGAGCCGCTGAGGGTCAAGGCTTTCCCGCCGGGCGCGCAAAAATGCGCCCAGCTGTTTGCGGTTGTCATCAACGCGAAGCGGCAAGGGTTCAACAGGGGTGATGAGCGACATATCGCCTCCAGCATAGTAGCGCCAGTACCAGTATAATCAGGAACTGGTACCCGTTTTTGCATTCAGCGATGCTACGTCCATCTGCTGAATGACGCAATGGAGAACCCCATGAATTCGTCCGCTGTTTCACCGGGTCGCGCCGGGCTGCTGCTGCTCCTGACCGGGCAAATGTTGCCGCTTATCGACACCTCGATCACCAACGTGGCGCTGGACGCCATCACCCGCTCGCTGCGCGCCACGCCGACGCAGCTCGAGCTCATTGTGGCGCTGTACGGCGTGGCCTTCGCCGTTTGCCTGGCGATGGGCAGCAAGCTTGGCGATAACCTCGGGCGCCGCCGCCTGTTCATGTGGGGCGTGGCGCTGTTTGGCATCGCGTCGCTGCTGTGCGGAATGGCGAACTCGATTGGCGAGCTGCTGGCCGCCCGTATCCTGCAAGGGGCTGGCGCGGCGCTTATCGTGCCGCAAATTCTCGCCACGCTTCACGTCACGCTAAAAGGCGCCGCCCACGCGCGTGCCATCAGCCTGTACGGCGGTATCGGCGGCATCGCGTTTATCGTCGGGCAAATGGGCGGCGGCTGGCTGGTCTCGGCGGATATCGCCGGGCTCGGCTGGCGTAACGCCTTTTTTATCAATGTGCCGATTTGCCTGCTGGTGCTGGCCTTCAGCGTTCGCTATGTGCCGGAAACCCGCCGGGAAACGCCGTCGCGCATCGACTGGTCGGGCACGCTGTACCTGGCGCTGATCCTCTGCTGCCTGCTGTTTCCGATGGCGCTGGGGCCGGAAATGCGCTGGCCGTGGCCGCTGCGGGCGATGCTGCTGGCGCTGGCGCCGCTGTTCTATCTGATGCGGGCCAGCGCGCTGAAGAAACAGCGGCGCGGCGAGCAGCCGCTTCTGCCGCCGCGGCTGCTGAAGCTTGCCAGCCTCCGTTTCGGCATAGCGATCGCCCTGCTGTTTTTCAGCGCCTGGTCGGGCTTTATGTTCTGCATGGCGCTGACCATGCAGACAGGGCTGGGAATGGCGCCGTGGCAGTCCGGCAACAGCTTTATCGCGCTGGGCGTGTCCTACTTTATCTCCGCCCTGTACGCGCCGAGGCTGATCGCCCGCTATAGCATTGGGAGAATATTACTGACGGGTCTCGGCGTGCAGCTCTGCGGGCTGATACTGCTTATCGCCACCTTCTGGTATGTCGGCCTGAATACCGGCACGCTGACGCTGGTGCCGGCGACCCTGCTGGTGGGCTATGGCCAGGCGCTGATCGTCAACAGCTTCTATCGCATCGGGATGCGCGACATCG harbors:
- a CDS encoding helix-turn-helix transcriptional regulator, encoding MSLITPVEPLPLRVDDNRKQLGAFLRARRESLDPQRLGLPRSGRRRTPGLRREEVAMLADVGVTWYTWLEQGREVNPSAAVMQAVAGALQCSALETRHLFVLAGLPPLESTQAPVCEGISAGARRMLDSLMPQPASIQKPNFDIVAWNASFCRLMGVDFSVMPEDDRNCIYLYLTNDTWRSRLANRDVLPTFVSYFRAAMAEHRGDPAWEHKLARFFAASAEFEVLWHQRYDVRGVENQLKSFNHPEIGAFSLQQMYWYSAPRNGSRLLVYLPVDAAGENALAQLNRQI
- a CDS encoding MFS transporter encodes the protein MNSSAVSPGRAGLLLLLTGQMLPLIDTSITNVALDAITRSLRATPTQLELIVALYGVAFAVCLAMGSKLGDNLGRRRLFMWGVALFGIASLLCGMANSIGELLAARILQGAGAALIVPQILATLHVTLKGAAHARAISLYGGIGGIAFIVGQMGGGWLVSADIAGLGWRNAFFINVPICLLVLAFSVRYVPETRRETPSRIDWSGTLYLALILCCLLFPMALGPEMRWPWPLRAMLLALAPLFYLMRASALKKQRRGEQPLLPPRLLKLASLRFGIAIALLFFSAWSGFMFCMALTMQTGLGMAPWQSGNSFIALGVSYFISALYAPRLIARYSIGRILLTGLGVQLCGLILLIATFWYVGLNTGTLTLVPATLLVGYGQALIVNSFYRIGMRDIGPNDAGAGSAILSTLLQSALGLGPALLGSVFLALNRHGGYIIAITGFLTLEVVMMLALAAAAIGFRHHLGRCPAAGLS